One window of the Candoia aspera isolate rCanAsp1 chromosome 16, rCanAsp1.hap2, whole genome shotgun sequence genome contains the following:
- the EHMT1 gene encoding histone-lysine N-methyltransferase EHMT1 isoform X6, translated as MKIPRPAQIGFRDLLGDQKCSKWTASCFRGGKPCAVWDASLPKHVYIEQALMSKGETRRDSCMKTELLKDITNNKEEGFNAMAAGDGVIDKQVGELKMAPDGETNGACECTEFKGHPSVAKNTQDNTKMSQGDSVAKLSRIAENGFSERDGDAGKPNHLRASDFTQTTVTGSNGYILPKQVAQDLPVRTAGSAFASLPGHAAKTLPAGGSKGRTLSPFAQAQAALPAKLGDGGGKDTEAKKTAGIKVHRARKTMPKSPSHLHTNKDPKETRTHKEDGSKAVLEFGKPPSLPSIPGLHSSLPQNQSYLATSKSQTATSVSRKKKRRMGTYSLVPKKKTKVLKQRTVIEMFKSITHSPGGKVEKDDGSPHVNGERLDVDSEEDDSDELEEDDGRGTDQTATFPVEEDRTAKERDVAVVSDARKMVDGESEEEQDSADSGEEEEDGDESDLSSESSLKKKMMKRKGKAESPWLKPTRKRRRRNKKKRANMLGSESYKPPLGSEEAAGQENNMEYMEVPLHSLDLRVKGVLSSQSEGLSNGPGAMETDSLQEVPLCSCRMETPKSREITTLANNQCMATESVDKELVKQEHG; from the exons ATCTTCTAGGGGACCAGAAGTGTTCAAAATGGACAGCTTCCTGCTTTCGAGGGGGAAAACCCTGTGCAGTGTGGGATGCTAGTTTGCCTAAGCATGTTTACATTGAA CAAGCTCTGATGAGTAAGGGAGAGACCAGAAGAGATAGCTGCATGAAGACGGAGCTGTTGAAAGACATCACCAACAATAAGGAAGAAG gatTTAATGCTATGGCCGCTGGCGATGGTGTGATAGACAAGCAAGTTGgggaactgaagatggctcccgACGGCGAGACCAACGGCGCCTGCGAGTGCACCGAATTCAAGGGCCACCCCAGCGTAGCCAAGAACACTCAGGACAACACGAAAATGAGCCAAGGGGACTCGGTGGCGAAGCTGAGCAGGATAGCTGAAAACGGCTTTTCTGAGAGAGACGGGGACGCAGGGAAGCCGAACCACCTCAGAGCGAGCGACTTCACCCAGACCACGGTGACGGGGAGCAACGGGTACATTTTGCCCAAGCAGGTGGCTCAGGACCTCCCTGTCAGGACTGCCGGTAGTGCTTTTGCATCCCTCCCTGGCCACGCCGCAAAGACGCTCCCCGCAGGAGGAAGCAAAGGGAGAACTCTGAGCCCTTTTGCCCAGGCGCAGGCTGCTCTCCCGGCCAAGCTCGGGGACGGGGGCGGCAAAGACACGGAGGCGAAAAAAACAGCCGGTATCAAGGTCCACCGCGCTCGGAAGACGATGCCCAAGTCTCCCTCCCACCTG CATACCAATAAAGACCCCAAAGAAACAAGAACGCATAAGGAAGACGGCAGCAAAGCTGTTCTGGAATTTGGAAAGCCCCCATCGTTGCCCTCCATCCCTGGCCTTCACTCATCTCTACCTCAGAATCAGAGCTACCTGGCCACCTCAAAATCACAGACAG CTACTTCAGTATCTCGAAAGAAAAAACGAAGAATGGGAACATACAGCCTGGTTCCCAAGAAAAAGACCAAAGTTTTAAAGCAGAGGACTGTGATTGAGATGTTCAAAAGCATCACTCATTCTCCAGGCGGCAAG GTTGAGAAGGATGATGGCAGTCCACATGTGAACGGGGAAAGATTGGATGTTGATTCCGAAGAAGATGACTCGGATGAACTGGAGGAAGATGATGGACGTGGAACAGATCAGACGGCTACCTTTCCTGTGGAGGAGGACAGAACTGCTAAGGAGAGAGATGTGGCAGTTGTTAGCGATGCCAGAAAG ATGGTCGACGgagaatccgaggaggaacaggATTCCGCAGACTCTGGCGAAGAAGAGGAAGACGGCGACGAGTCGGACTTG AGCTCTGAATCCAGCCTCAAGAAGAAAATGATGAAACGGAAAGGGAAAGCAGAGAGTCCCTGGTTGAAACCCACCCGAAAACGGAGGcggagaaataaaaagaaaagagccaATATGTTAG GTTCTGAATCTTACAAGCCCCCTTTGGGGAGTGAAGAAGCAGCTGGGCAGGAGAACAACATGGAATACATGGAGGTGCCTCTGCATTCCTTGGATCTGCGAGTGAAGGGAGTTCTGTCTTCGCAATCAGAAG GTCTTTCCAATGGTCCTGGAGCAATGGAAACAGACAGTCTTCAGGAAGTGCCTCTCTGCAGCTGCCGCATGGAAACGCCCAAAAGCCGGGAGATCACCACGCTAGCCAATAACCAGTGCATGGCCACAGAGAGTGTGGATAAGGAG